The sequence CTTCGGACAAGCCTGTGTCTACGTCCTGACTGGTCTCTACGGTCAGCCTAGCGACCTTGGCGCCGGTATCTGTGTTCTCCTGATCGTTCAGCTGGTTGTGGCTGGTCTTGTTGTTATTCTCCTGGACGAGCTCCTCCAGAAGGGCTACGGTCTTGGCAGCGGTATCTCGCTGTTCATTGCAACCAACATCTGCGAGTCTATCGTCTGGAAGGCTTTCTCCCCCACGACTATCAACACCGGCCGTGGTCCCGAGTTCGAGGGCGCCATCATCGCGCTGTTCCACCTCCTTCTGACTTGGCCCGACAAGCAGCGTGCCCTGTACGAGGCCTTCTATCGCCAGAACCTGCCCAACGTGATGAACCTGCTGGCCACCCTTCTGGTCTTCGCCGCGGTTATCTATCTGCAGGGCTTCCGTGTTGAGATCCCCGTCAAGTCCGCCCGTCAGCGTGGCATGCGTGGCTCTTACCCCGTCCGTCTCTTCTACACCTCCAACATGCCCATCATGCTCCAGTCCGCTCTCAGCTCCAACGTTTTCCTCATTTCCCAAATGCTGTACTCTCGCTTCTCCGACAACCTCTTGGTCCGCCTTCTCGGAGTCTGGGAGCCTCGTGAGGGATCCGCTCAGCTGTACGCTGCCTCCGGTATCGCCTATTACATGTCTCCTCCCTTGAACTTCAAGGAGGCTCTTCTCGACCCCATCCACACTGCTGTTTACATCGCCTTCATGCTCGTCGCCTGTgccctcttctccaagacTTGGATTGAGGTCTCCGGCTCCGCTCCCCGTGATGTCGCCAAGCAGCTGAAGGATCAGGGTCTCGTCATGTCTGGTCACCGTGAGCAGAGCATGTACAAGGAGCTCAAGCGTGTCATTCCCACTGCGGCCGCCTTCGGCGGTGCCTGCATTGGTGCTCTTTCCGTCGCCTCTGACCTCCTTGGTGCCCTTGGTAGCGGCACTGGTATTCTCCTTGCTGTCACGTGAGTTACGCATCTTTGCCTTGGCCTCAACTTTTTGCTAACTCCAATCTCTTCACAGCATCATTTACGGATACTTTGAGATCGCCGCCCGTGAGGGTGACATCGGTGCCGGTCTGAAGGGCCTCGTCCCCGGCAGCTAAATGCACAGgctgtcttttctctttccttgcTGAGCAATCTGATGGGCGGCTCCCTTCTTGGCCCCTTGTGACGGATGTTCTCGGCCATTttgatcttgttttttttccttcacTCTTCATCATACCTCCTGAGAGTGAAAATTTTTGGTGGATGGCTCGACTCGTGCAGAGTAGTCTGAACCCCCTCTCTTTGGCGGAACAAGATTGGGCACAGCACGAGGACGCAACGCGGAGACTGCACCCCGTTGTTGTCCCTGGGCCTAACGTCGCTGCACTTGGATTCTTGCACTGCAGGATCCGATAGGCACCACAACTTGGCGGAAGCCGATGGGAAGGGGTGTAGCCAGTCTGGTCATGGGCAGTCGAGCTATCAGCTTTGGATGAACCCTCACAGGAGGCGCTTGTAACCATATTTCATGTCCAAAAAATATACATTTTTCCAGTTCCTCGGATGATTCTCAAATAGGCACTCGGACGGTCGTGGTTGCATGTGTCGCACGCGCTAGATCGGGAGCATCTTCCAGTCGACGCCGCGGGTCCAACCTAATCACGTTGCCGGTTGATCGGCGCCGATAGTTTAAATCTGCATATCtcgatttcttttcgctgGAGAGAGGAGCACCGTACGTCTGATAGGCTCCATCAATGTGAGTCATACCTGGGCATCGGAACCGATCAGGACAACGTGGGCTCACCATCTGACAGTGCGCTAGATCGTCCGATCTGATATCGGGGATGACGCCAGTCTTTTTGCCATTGGAATGTATGGTCAGGCACCAGTCTGAGATGCTGTAATAGAGTACTGTAATGAATCTGTATTCATCTCAATTGTAGAGTTCTGCTAGGTGTCTCATATATCTCCTTCTTGTCGGTCTTCTTATCTGCTTCGGCGACTGGCGACACTCTGCAGGCGATTGAAGGGCCCAGACTCTCGAGTCCGGGAGTGTCGTGACTCGTGGGTGTGGTCAGCTCCGGTTCTGCCATGTGCCAGTGGAAAGCACAGTTACAATACATACACGTCACAGTCTTTCAGCCTGCCGGTATCCTCGGACAACTTTCGCCCTCCGTGTAGTCTTGCGGCGAGCTTAAAGTTGCCAACGAGGGGCA comes from Penicillium oxalicum strain HP7-1 chromosome I, whole genome shotgun sequence and encodes:
- a CDS encoding Protein transport protein SEC61 subunit alpha, with product MSGLRFLDLIKPFTPLLPEVAAPETKVPFNQKLMWTGLTLLIFLVMSQMPLYGIVSSDTSDPLYWLRMMLASNRGTLMELGITPIISSGMVFQLLAGTHLIDVNLDLKTDRELYQTAQKLFAIILSFGQACVYVLTGLYGQPSDLGAGICVLLIVQLVVAGLVVILLDELLQKGYGLGSGISLFIATNICESIVWKAFSPTTINTGRGPEFEGAIIALFHLLLTWPDKQRALYEAFYRQNLPNVMNLLATLLVFAAVIYLQGFRVEIPVKSARQRGMRGSYPVRLFYTSNMPIMLQSALSSNVFLISQMLYSRFSDNLLVRLLGVWEPREGSAQLYAASGIAYYMSPPLNFKEALLDPIHTAVYIAFMLVACALFSKTWIEVSGSAPRDVAKQLKDQGLVMSGHREQSMYKELKRVIPTAAAFGGACIGALSVASDLLGALGSGTGILLAVTIIYGYFEIAAREGDIGAGLKGLVPGS